In Zea mays cultivar B73 chromosome 7, Zm-B73-REFERENCE-NAM-5.0, whole genome shotgun sequence, the following proteins share a genomic window:
- the LOC103632915 gene encoding serine carboxypeptidase 1 — translation MKAGDKIAALPGQPDGGVDFDQYSGYVTVDEKNGRALFYYLAEAPRGAASKPLLLWLNGGPGCSSFGIGAMQELGPFRVNSDNKTLSRNKNAWNNVANVIFLESPAGVGFSYSNTSSDYDLSGDQRAADDAYLFLVNWLERFPEYKSRPFYISGESYAGHYVPELAATILIQNSYDDAKTAIINLRGILVGNPLLDWRMNFKGQVDYYWSHGLMSDEVFANITRHCDDDSDSDVGACDGAVQAVDAGQLDYYNIYAPVCVDAANGGSYYPTSAQLPDPCSYHYTYSYLNDPAVQVALHARPTTWSGCANLNWTDSPASMVPTISWLVENKLPVWIFSGDFDTVCPLPATRYSIRDLKLRITTPWRPWTVNMEVGGYVQQYKGGFTFASVRGAGHMVPSSQPERALILLDSFLKGVLPPYVPEQ, via the exons ATGAAGGCGGGCGACAAGATCGCTGCGCTGCCGGGGCAACCGGACGGCGGCGTCGACTTCGACCAGTACAGCGGGTACGTGACCGTCGACGAGAAGAACGGCCGGGCGCTCTTCTACTACTTGGCGGAGGCGCCGCGGGGTGCCGCGTCCAAGCCGCTCCTCCTGTGGCTCAACGGAG GGCCGGGATGCTCGTCGTTTGGCATCGGAGCGATGCAAGAGCTCGGCCCGTTCCGCGTAAACAGCGACAACAAGACGCTGAGCAGAAACAAGAATGCTTGGAACAACG TGGCTAACGTGATCTTCCTGGAATCGCCGGCGGGTGTTGGGTTCTCCTACTCCAACACATCCTCCGACTACGACCTCAGCGGAGACCAGAGGGCAGCGGACGACGCGTACCTGTTCCTGGTGAACTGGCTGGAGCGCTTCCCGGAGTACAAGAGCCGGCCGTTCTACATCTCCGGGGAGAGCTACGCCGGCCATTACGTGCCCGAGCTCGCCGCCACCATCCTCATCCAGAATTCCTACGACGACGCCAAGACGGCCATAATAAACCTGCGGGGCATCTTG GTTGGGAACCCACTCCTGGACTGGCGCATGAACTTCAAGGGCCAGGTTGACTACTACTGGAGCCACGGGTTGATGTCGGACGAGGTGTTCGCCAACATAACCAGGCACTGCGACGACGACTCGGACTCGGACGTGGGCGCGTGCGATGGCGCCGTGCAGGCGGTGGACGCGGGGCAGCTTGATTACTACAACATATACGCTCCCGTCTGTGTTGACGCGGCCAACGGCGGGTCGTACTACCCCACCAGTGCACAGTTACCTGATCCGTGCAGCTACCACTACACCTATTCCTACCTCAATGACCCGGCAGTGCAGGTTGCTCTCCACGCTAGACCAACGACCTGGTCAGGATGCGC AAACCTGAACTGGACGGATTCACCGGCTTCCATGGTGCCAACGATCTCATGGCTAGTCGAGAACAAGTTACCGGTCTGGATTTTTAG TGGGGATTTTGATACCGTGTGCCCACTACCCGCGACGAGGTACTCCATCCGCGATCTTAAGCTTCGCATCACAACTCCATGGCGTCCGTGGACAGTAAACATGGAG GTTGGAGGGTATGTTCAACAATACAAGGGAGGGTTCACATTTGCCTCTGTGAGAGGAGCTGGTCACATGGTTCCATCCTCCCAGCCCGAGAGAGCACTAATATTATTGGATTCCTTTCTCAAAGGGGTGCTCCCACCGTACGTACCGGAGCAGTAG